A genome region from Mercenaria mercenaria strain notata chromosome 11, MADL_Memer_1, whole genome shotgun sequence includes the following:
- the LOC128546617 gene encoding uncharacterized protein LOC128546617 → MDNSNLKATGSLVHKFKILNIKGPGNYRCNTKKLQKYLSGNPETTSPSVQPAALEDRLDELKGRTFTRQSCHRTINFFSAVPKLSKNEFFNRHSLCGSQKLNKGKALSPANILEYSYNGAKRICGECGLRVFELDFAFICSNCGQLIHKGCTDVCKRRHECVICGGETNANRIYPFCQINNLSELINGDEQRKRTFKGPTKTHAEKCFPIIRSLNVTAKTYVNPIYEKCLDNGKRRRQSKHLSDYMLPQPSKRRKIEYYQRTTYKNTHSRQTRSLNETISDAPHDSVHTACKTLKDVRNKRLKSKTNRSETGRGKLNTNVNTDQIANEGISLFVSKTLDFLGYSFEMIKYRQRMYHANDEIIARFNHQPDTRVTTGGKGEGTTMYFENDTDYMYVVKQIICTDYPQVFVNIKNITVFQTKRNIASPGYTRLELLRFSGRYLRDEIRTSLFETQSGSLYLSNEEFIDSLQILQDKTCTLGGFTKGERTGPSTPISDKYNSFDDVIGLPCCCPNVLEKWFARPRHNIWPPQEVMHALSLLDAHVVPVGFKGSPDQNVEWRICFSLAELHLMQILNECQIQTYILLKKIAKTCLQPISKDITSYVVKNTILWICEKTPTSFFQKKHILL, encoded by the exons ATGGACAATTCTAACTTAAAAGCGACTGGGTCATTAGTgcataaatttaaaattcttAACATTAAGGGACCAGGGAATTATCGTTGTAATACAAAG aaattgcaaaaataccTGAGTGGGAATCCTGAAACAACATCTCCGAGTGTTCAACCAGCTGCCCTGGAAGACCGGTTGGATGAATTGAAAGGAAGGACCTTCACTCGACAGTCATGCCATCGTACAATTAATTTCTTCTCAGCAGTTCCAAAGTTGTCAAAAAACGAGTTCTTTAATCGGCACTCATTATGTGGATCTcagaaattaaataaaggaaaGGCACTTTCTCCTGCGAATATATTAGAATATAG TTACAATGGTGCAAAACGAATTTGTGGCGAGTGTGGACTTCGTGTATTTGAACTGGACTTTGCATTTATCTGCAGCAATTGCGGGCAATTGATTCATAAAGGATGCACGGACGTCTGTAAACGCAG GCATGAATGTGTTATATGTGGCGGGGAGACAAATGCTAACCGGATTTACCCATTTTGCCAAATCAACAACTTGTCCGAATTAATCAACGGTGATGAACAAAGGAAAAGAACTTTTAAGG GGCCTACCAAAACACATGCAGAAAAATGTTTCCCGATTATCAGATCCTTGAATGTCACGGCCAAGACTTACGTTAATCCTATTTATGAAAAGTGCTTGGACAACGGGAAAAGACGCCGACAAAGCAAACACTTGTCTGATTATATGTTACCACAGCCAAGTAAAAGAAGAAAGATTGAATATTATCAGCGAACTACATACAA AAATACACATTCAAGGCAAACCAGGAGTCTCAACGAGACAATATCAGATGCTCCTCATGACAGTGTACATACAGCATGTAAAACACTGAAAG ATGTTCGTAATAAACGACTGAAATCTAAAACCAACAGATCTGAAACAGGAAGAGGGAAACTTAACACCAATGTAAACACAGACCAGATAGCCAATGAAGGCAtctcattatttgtttcaaaaaccTTGGATTTCCTAGGTTATAGTTTTGAAATGATAAAGTATAGACAAAGAATGTATCATGCTAATGATGAAATTATTGCAAGGTTTAACCACCAGCCAGACACTCGTGTTACAACAGGTGGGAAAGGAGAAGGCACGACTATGTATTTTGAAAACGACACAGATTATATGTATGTGGTAAAGCAGATAATCTGTACTGACTATCCGCAGGTTTTTGTCAACATAAAGAACATAACTGTATtccaaacaaaaagaaatatagcGTCACCCGGCTATACAAGACTTGAGTTACTAAGATTTTCAGGTCGGTACCTTAGAGATGAGATAAGGACATCGCTTTTTGAAACCCAATCAGGCTCTTTGTACCTTTCGAATGAGGAATTCATCGATTCTTTACAAATTTTACAAGACAAGACATGCACTCTTGGCGGATTTACAAAGGGTGAGAGAACTGGTCCATCAACACCGATTTCGGACAAATACAATAGCTTTGACGATGTGATAGGGTTGCCATGTTGTTGTCCAAATGTTCTTGAGAAGTGGTTTGCACGTCCACGACATAACATATGGCCACCGCAGGAGGTAATGCATGCACTATCTTTACTAGATGCGCATGTTGTTCCGGTCGGATTTAAAGGTTCGCCTGATCAGAACGTAGAATGGAGAATATGTTTCTCCCTAGCTGAATTGCATCtaatgcaaatattaaatgagtgtcaaattcaaacatatatattacttaaGAAAATAGCGAAAACATGCTTACAGCCAATAAGTAAAGACATCACTTCATATGTAgtaaaaaataccattttatgGATATGTGAGAAAACGCCGACATCGTTTTTCCAAAAGAAGCATATCCTTTTATAG